Below is a genomic region from Miscanthus floridulus cultivar M001 chromosome 1, ASM1932011v1, whole genome shotgun sequence.
AAGCAGCAGACAGGGCTCAAGGGGATCCATCAGCCTCTCAAGGGATATGGGGGACTCCATACTGAGCTCGATGAGGCATTCTCTTCAGTCGGCGGATCAATTGCTAGGAGACATCGATAGCTCAGTTCTGGCTCAGCTCATCGAAAGTGGTCGTGTTCTATCACCCGAAGGCGATGTTGATGAGGATACAGCAAGAATCTCTGAGCATCATAAGATTGGCCCTCTTCCAGATGATGCAATAAAGCAAAACAGCAACAAATTTGCATCAGCACCTGCATCTTCAGCAGAGACAAAAGATACTACTATTTCTAACGTCCTAGCAGATTCATCTACCAAGGTAAAGATAGTAATTGAGTTGAGCAGCTGCTTATCCATTGATATATTGCTGAAAGGTTGTATTTTATGCTATATGTGCTAACATAACAATGCTTTGGTTTGCTCTAGGTTGAACCATATAAGCTTTCTCTGAGGCTCGACTATGCTGCTTACATGATCCATTTAGCTGTCTTTGGCTTTTTCGGGGTAACTCTCCAACATTTTGCATGAGGTTCTTTGTGGTAGCTCTTACTTAATCTATGCTGATCTAATGTAATGTTGCAACACTTGGTGTTTCATGCTTTTACTAATGGAGGTCCTGGACCATTGAAATTTAGAGAAATCTTACATTGATACTTTTGAGCACATACTGTACCAACTTAGGTGTCTGCCAGCACCAAGTACTGATGTGTGGATGTCTAGATCATTGAAGGATCTGGCAAGATTGCTATTAGAGGATGATTACCTATCTTGCATTATTCCAGTTCCCTTGGACTAATTATGCTTTTAAATAACTAATCAGGTATTCACAAGGTATGGGCTCCAAAAGCTGTTTGGCCCAGACTGCTTGGCACTCACCTCAGACCAAAGCCCGCTTTACCCTGACCTTCCATCTAATATGGTATGCGCAATCCTTTTAGTGTTAAAGTTACACCTTGAGTTGTAGAGAAACTACAGGGGATTTGATATGTACTAACTCATGTTGATTGCCAAATTTCTTGGGCCAGCTTGGATCTTTCTTGATGGGCTGGTTTGGTATCATATTCAAGGCTGATATACGATACATATCTGACCATCTTATCGTCGGAATCACAACTGGATACATGGGAAGCCTTACAACCTTCAGTGGGTGGAACCAGAAAATGGTTGGTTTGTCTTCCAAAGGCCACTGGGTATATGCTATAGCGGGCGTAGTACTAGGTATCTCATCATCATTTTTATGATAAAGTGCAATATGTCCTGAATTAGATATTATCAAACCAAAAATAGGAAGAAAATAATCCTTCTGATGGCTAACAACATTGATTCAGGGATGTTCATTGTCAATGAATCCATCACGATTGGTGCTGAGACGGGTGAGCGCCTACGGAGTTTGATCCTGAAATACATCACGGAGAAGAGTTTGATAGGTCACAAATATGACTGGAAGCACTGGAGGGTGGATACCAGGACTAAGCAGTTTGTGATTTTGTCAGTGATGATAATTTTGATGTCTTTCTTTTGGATTTTGAGCATAGTGTTGACTGTAGTAAAGATGCATAGTCTTGCTGACGGTGCTGTCCTTTGGATGGGCTGTTCGGTAGCACCTCCAGGAGTTTGGCTACGCTGGTACCTGGCAAGGCTCAATGGCCAGGGAATTGGCAAGCAGAGATCCTTGAAATGGCTGCCCATTGGGACCCTGGTAGCCAATGTTCTTGCTGCAGGCATCATGGCCATTCTTGCTGTAACCTCCAAAGCGGTATGGCCAAATAATTTTTCATACAAATTCACGATTTGTTGTGGGTATATTGACTCTTCCATACATTAGCCTGTATATCTGATTCGTTGATTTTTTCTTACAGGTACATACAGAGCGATCGACAACTATTATTAGTGGAATACAGCTTGGCTTCCTTGGTTGCTTGAGCACAGTGTCTACTTTTGCTGCTGAAGTGTATACAATGAGAAGAAGCGGGCAGATTGCCAGGGCCTTGTTTATGCCGCATCCACTTTCCTGCTTTCTTTTGTTCTGGGAACTCTAGTGTATTCTGTGCCAGTTTGGGAAAAGCATTATAAATGACCTCCTGCATCTTCCAGGTCAACATATTAGCAGATGGCTCAAATGTGCAATGGGAATTTTTCAAAAACATACTCTGTGTTTTTACATGTTgtattagttttgtcctaagttaaaTTGATAGTCAAAGTTAAGATTTAAGAATGTTTAACTTAAGAAAAAAACTAATACGACGTGTAaaaaaaatggagggagtacaagatTGTGTCCCCGTACTAAGCAAGAACATCAAGACCTGAAAAAGTACAAGATACAGAGTGAAGAGCTCGAAGGTTCACAAATATGGAAGAGAGCACCAAATATGCAATTTAGTTGCACAAATATTTGCTGAATGGACCCAGAACCATCTATATACTTGGCTAGGAAAATCAGAGTAAACTCTGCTTAGTAGAATATGTAGTGGTATAGAACATTTTTTGTCTTGGAGAATGGAGTACATGTATGTTCAAAATGAGCGCACATATAGTATCTGTGAACTAAAATGGTATCATTAAGTATGGGATTTGAGATGTACATATATGAATTTGATTAGTGTGGGATTAGCTTCACTTGTATTCTCATGCTGTCCCATGTAAATGCAGGACATCTAGACATGTCCTTTTCTAGTTATTGACCTATTGGCTTAATTGAATAAAACCATTTGCTTTTGACAGTGTGTTGATTCTTTGTTTCAAGTGGCATGTACTCTTGTGAAAAGAAATATTATAAAATGTATGAAAGGATATATTGTTTTTGTGATGTTGAGAAATGTTTGCCAGTGGTACATGCATATACGGTAAGAATTCCAAAGTGTACGTCTTTAGATCTAAGAAGGGTATATAGAATATAATTGCTATTGCTCTTAATTTGAGGTTTCCTTTTCTATGCTCGTCAGGATGTGGCAGAAAAATATTCGGAGATCAACAATGTAAATACTTTTATCCAGATTCCTGAGCCAGCTGACATGCAATCTGTCGAAGAACAGAACGATCTCCTTGAGGATTAAAGAGtagctttctcttttttttttggaggACCAGTGGCTTGTCACATCTTGTTCCCTTATTCAGAACAAAAGATTTATGCAAATGGTCCAGAAGTATATCATAATTTGCAATCAAAGTGATTATTTGTTTCATGTACCACAAAAACATAATTATATTCTCTTGCTGTAATGAGAGAAAAGAAAATGAGAATCTGTACATCATTCCTGAATGAATTCTTGGAATACATGCAGCTATAACATGTATATAAATTATtgcacaaaaaaattgaaaaGCCTGCATCGTTCTTAAGAAGATTAGTTGGGAGATGATGCAAAATTCCTGTTCCTTctgtatgttagcatgtgatGTGACAGCACATTGTTCGCTTGAGAAAAGTTGCAATTCTACCTTTTATTCCCCATCAATTGGGAAGACAAACAGCAGGACATCATTCATTTGAGAATATTCCTTGAATAGTCCTTACAATGATCTATTTTTCAATTGTGCCGAACACATCATAATTCCGATGTCCACTTGACCCCCTCATTGAGGTTTCTTTTGGATCAATACAGTCATGAATTCTGCGGGATGCAGTTGTTGTCGTCTTATCTCTGCTTATCGAAATGAATGGCTCCTGTGCATCGAACAAGCATGACCATCCTTCAACCTCATAAGTCAAACTAAGAACAACCATCCATTCATTCTGGATGGTCCAATCTAGCCAGTTGCTCCTCTACCTTATTCAACAATTCAATGTTCCCATGTATGGTGCAATTCCTAACAAGAACTTCCCAAACTCGTACGTTTAAAACTAAATGGTGAGCTTTTGATCCATTCAAGATGATGCATGGCTAACCAAATCAACCATACAAAAATAGTGCTCTTGTCCTGGAACAATCCTGTATCTCTCACTCATCAAATCAAAAAAATTCATCCCTTCTTCAACTAGGCCGCAGTGGCAGCAagccgtca
It encodes:
- the LOC136540087 gene encoding fluoride export protein 1-like — encoded protein: MESSSARSNVSEGNNLGYARSTSMDSTGPPLASRSGSMLSRRSSRQGSRGSISLSRDMGDSILSSMRHSLQSADQLLGDIDSSVLAQLIESGRVLSPEGDVDEDTARISEHHKIGPLPDDAIKQNSNKFASAPASSAETKDTTISNVLADSSTKVEPYKLSLRLDYAAYMIHLAVFGFFGVFTRYGLQKLFGPDCLALTSDQSPLYPDLPSNMLGSFLMGWFGIIFKADIRYISDHLIVGITTGYMGSLTTFSGWNQKMVGLSSKGHWVYAIAGVVLGMFIVNESITIGAETGERLRSLILKYITEKSLIGHKYDWKHWRVDTRTKQFVILSVMIILMSFFWILSIVLTVVKMHSLADGAVLWMGCSVAPPGVWLRWYLARLNGQGIGKQRSLKWLPIGTLVANVLAAGIMAILAVTSKAVHTERSTTIISGIQLGFLGCLSTVSTFAAEVYTMRRSGQIARALFMPHPLSCFLLFWEL